A section of the Pan paniscus chromosome 11, NHGRI_mPanPan1-v2.0_pri, whole genome shotgun sequence genome encodes:
- the AK1 gene encoding adenylate kinase isoenzyme 1 isoform X2, whose product MEEKLKKTKIIFVVGGPGSGKGTQCEKIVQKYGYTHLSTGDLLRSEVSSGSARGKKLSEIMEKGQLVPLETVLDMLRDAMVAKVNTSKGFLIDGYPREVQQGEEFERRIGQPTLLLYVDAGPETMTQRLLKRGETSGRVDDNEETIKKRLETYYKATEPVIAFYEKRGIVRKVNAEGSVDSVFSQVCTHLDALK is encoded by the exons ATGGAAG AGAAGCTGAAGAAAACCAAGATCATCTTTGTGGTGG GTGGGCCTGGCTCAGGGAAGGGCACCCAGTGTGAGAAGATCGTGCAGAAGTATGGCTACACCCACCTCTCCACCGGGGACCTCCTGCGGTCCGAGGTCAGCTCAGGCTCGGCCAGGGGCAAGAAGCTGTCGGAAATCATGGAGAAGGGGCAGCTGGTTCCACTG GAGACAGTGTTGGACATGCTCCGGGATGCCATGGTGGCCAAAGTCAATACTTCCAAAGGCTTCCTGATTGATGGCTACCCGCGGGAGGTGCAGCAAGGAGAAGAGTTTGAGCGACGG ATTGGACAGCCCACACTGCTGCTGTATGTGGACGCAGGCCCTGAGACCATGACCCAGCGGCTCTTGAAACGTGGAGAGACCAGCGGGCGTGTGGACGACAATGAGGAGACCATCAAAAAGCGGCTGGAGACCTATTACAAGGCCACAGAACCCGTCATTGCCTTCTATGAGAAACGTGGCATTGTGCGCAAG GTCAACGCCGAGGGCTCCGTGGACAGTGTCTTCTCCCAGGTCTGCACCCACCTGGACGCCCTAAAGTAG
- the AK1 gene encoding adenylate kinase isoenzyme 1 isoform X1 — translation MGCCSSSDPRREDDLRAREKLKKTKIIFVVGGPGSGKGTQCEKIVQKYGYTHLSTGDLLRSEVSSGSARGKKLSEIMEKGQLVPLETVLDMLRDAMVAKVNTSKGFLIDGYPREVQQGEEFERRIGQPTLLLYVDAGPETMTQRLLKRGETSGRVDDNEETIKKRLETYYKATEPVIAFYEKRGIVRKVNAEGSVDSVFSQVCTHLDALK, via the exons ATGGGCTGCTGCTCCTCGAGTGACCCCCGCAGAGAAGACGATCTGAGGGCCAGAG AGAAGCTGAAGAAAACCAAGATCATCTTTGTGGTGG GTGGGCCTGGCTCAGGGAAGGGCACCCAGTGTGAGAAGATCGTGCAGAAGTATGGCTACACCCACCTCTCCACCGGGGACCTCCTGCGGTCCGAGGTCAGCTCAGGCTCGGCCAGGGGCAAGAAGCTGTCGGAAATCATGGAGAAGGGGCAGCTGGTTCCACTG GAGACAGTGTTGGACATGCTCCGGGATGCCATGGTGGCCAAAGTCAATACTTCCAAAGGCTTCCTGATTGATGGCTACCCGCGGGAGGTGCAGCAAGGAGAAGAGTTTGAGCGACGG ATTGGACAGCCCACACTGCTGCTGTATGTGGACGCAGGCCCTGAGACCATGACCCAGCGGCTCTTGAAACGTGGAGAGACCAGCGGGCGTGTGGACGACAATGAGGAGACCATCAAAAAGCGGCTGGAGACCTATTACAAGGCCACAGAACCCGTCATTGCCTTCTATGAGAAACGTGGCATTGTGCGCAAG GTCAACGCCGAGGGCTCCGTGGACAGTGTCTTCTCCCAGGTCTGCACCCACCTGGACGCCCTAAAGTAG